From Pseudoxanthomonas sp. YR558, the proteins below share one genomic window:
- a CDS encoding GNAT family N-acetyltransferase: MSLDAMDLRHPAVIALLQEHLDWMHRISPPESVHALDLDALRQPDIAFWTLWDGETLTGCGALRVLDATHGEVKSMRTAQTHLRRGVAATMLEHLLAEARGRGYTRLSLETGSMDYFAPARALYARAGFLPCAPFGDYAEDPNSVFMTRAL; the protein is encoded by the coding sequence ATGAGCCTGGACGCCATGGACCTCCGCCATCCTGCCGTGATCGCGCTGCTGCAGGAGCACCTGGACTGGATGCACCGCATCTCGCCGCCCGAAAGCGTGCATGCGCTCGACCTGGACGCGCTGCGGCAACCCGACATCGCCTTCTGGACGCTGTGGGACGGCGAGACGCTGACCGGATGCGGTGCGTTGCGCGTGCTGGACGCGACCCACGGCGAAGTGAAATCCATGCGCACCGCGCAGACGCACCTGCGACGTGGCGTCGCCGCGACGATGCTCGAACACCTCCTGGCCGAGGCGCGCGGGCGCGGGTACACACGCCTCAGCCTGGAAACCGGTTCGATGGACTACTTCGCACCCGCACGCGCCCTGTACGCGCGTGCCGGTTTCCTTCCATGCGCGCCCTTCGGCGATTACGCCGAAGACCCGAACAGCGTCTTCATGACCCGCGCGCTGTAG